ttcatattagaataaatttaacataaaaccCTTTCgtaaaaaacatttattttagaAGAAATATATGGTTTAATAAAATAGAGTTTAAGACAAACCATCATCTTGATTTGcaactgattttttttcctgaatgtattgaaaccaaaaaaaaaagaatatttttaacaattcgAATGGTGGACTAAGTTTTCCATAGAATAATCCAACTCTTAAAATATTCCACTCCATATATGATCTAACAGATGTGacaatcattttatttgtattatttcttatattaccTAACCAACGTGATATGCACAGTAAATAGTCGTGCCACCAAATACACAGACTTACCAGGATTGATGGCAAAAAATCGAACGGCTGTCCAGCCGTTCCTTGGAACGTTCACAGTGTTGAGTTCTGGTggatcaatcaaattataatataaaggaTCTGTCTCATTGTTGAAATTCCCAAAGCCTGTACCCACTACAAAGAAGCTGTAACCATGTATATGCAAAGGATGGGTTTCCGGGGTCTGGATATTAGTTCCTTGGAACACTATTTCAACCGCTTCACCGTAATTTATAAACCTCGCCTTTGTCCCGCTGGCGGTATTTTGTAAATTCGAAACGTCATCACcagtaaagttaaaaaaattggaagGCTGACTTGGGAAATCTCCAACGAAAACATTGCTCAACCCACTGCATTTCGAAGTATTTCATAATAATGAGTAACATGGGGCGAGAGAAtatcaaataagaaaacaacGAAAAAAATTATACCTGTAGTATGCATCGAGTATACTAACTTGAGGAGTCGCAAAACTAACGTTGTTTAAGCTTGCAGCTTGCTTATTATCAAGAAATCCATCACCAGCTGGGGTAAGACACGAGTCGTTGGGGCACAAAACACGATTTACAGCAACTGTAATTAACAGTTGTGTTGTGATATTTTTGGGGACATTGGCCGGATATGCGTCGTTTGCTAAGCTCCTTATGCGGTTAGTAAAGTTTACTGCAGCATTTATATCACTGTAAAAAGGAAGGTTTGGGAAGAAAGGAGTAGGAGGACGACTATAATTGCCGTCATACTCAACAatggcggtggtggtggtgttgtcAAAAAGGACAGTAGTACTATTACCATCAGAGTATGGGCTAGCAGCCAAGTAATAGTGGCTAAGATTTTGGTTTGCTGTGAATAAAACGTCCATTGTTTGTCCAGGAATTATCAAAATGTAGTCGGTTGTTATAGGTTTTACGTATGCTCCATCATGCCCAACAACTGTGAGGCTGTGGTTCGCAATTCCGAAAAAGTTTTCTTCATTCATCCCAGCGTTTACCATGCGAAGAAGATAAGTCTTGCCAAATTTAACTTTCAGACGATGTGTTGAATCTGCAATTGTAAAATGAGGACACGATGAGTAGATTTTATATATGAGATCTGAAAATACAAACTAATATGTAATATCTCCATCGTATATTCACCTTTGGAGCAATTGTATAAGTCCCCTGGTTGGCCGTTGATGGTATAAGCATCGGAAACATTTGGAATTACGCCCTTCAGGACATTAGCGAGCATTTTCGGCACATCTAGCTTGTACCAGGATCCTGTAAttacaatcaaattaaaaaataaaattagtagcTGAGAATGGTAATCACATCTCGAGCAATTTTGTTCTATATCCCggttaatatattcatattattacCAATAATGATGGTTTCTTGCTTATGAGGCCTAGGAAATGGATAACTTTTTCCAGCTGCTGGTAAAATAATGATAGCCCCATGAACGGAAACTCGAGTCCAGTCACTGTGCGCATGCCACCAGAGTGTTCCTTCTTCAGTGGAAAATATGATCTCATAAGTGAAATTGGCTCCTGGTTTAATTGGGCATTGTGTTACATTTTCAGGACCATCTGACCATGGATTCCTTGGTTGATTAACTCCATGCCTGCggaatttaaaacaaaattcttaagattcttttcaaagttttgaTTCTCCATCTGATGATTTAAAACGAGATTTTCAGAGTCATTACCAGTGAATGGTGACACTATAGTTTCCTTGATTTATGACATTAACAAAAATGGTATCGCCCTTACGGGCCTTTATGGTTGGCCCTGGGAATTTGCCATTTACAGTCAACATGCTTTTCGTGCTACACAGCCTTGTAAAAGTCTTTTCTTTAAGCTGAAATGGAGGCAAGTACAAAATCAGGTCTAAAGGTATCATAAAATGCAGACGAAGAAAACGTAGAGGCACTTACaacaaaagtataatttttctttacagCCATGCATTGGAGCAGCCCATCCAGAAAGAAGAACCCTAAAATGAAAAGTATGATTTGTTTATTCATTCTTCTCTTGATTCTGTGTTCCCTCGTTGCAAATCAACTCTCTTTTCTGACATTTTCTGATGCACCATCAAGCTATTTATACTATGAGAGAAATGGCACAAGAAGAAACACTCTTGGTCAACTAAAATAAGTGTtgataaattgaattattaaaatattttgtaactACTCATTATGGAACAAGAGATAGATCTATCCAATTAAAATATAGGTAGttgtaataatcaaaattaaacgtAAAAGGTaaacattaaaaagaaatataaaaataataacttgtcaggttaaaaaattgcaaaatgTTGTGTTTTAACACTCAACGATGTCTCTTAACAGAAGTATACTTTAATGacatataaaaacatattaaattcattatgtatagatatacataatgttcaaatgtatatattttattttttaccctGTAAATGGgaattataataaagataacaGCAAGAATAAAAATCGACTCCCAATAATCAGACATTACCTTCctgaatttttgataaattaacaaacgactttaaaataaacttaaataaattatcttgtaGTGATCTGACGCTTTTTGATGATGATACAAAAGTCGATTAATGGAAATTTTGAAACATTATTGATAGTTTCGAATTATTTACAACCGtcatgaattatcaataaaCCCAATAATTGTGTTTGACTTGGGTTTATATATACATCATACAAGGGAGATTCCTCAATTAAgcaaatttttattgtttcgaCAGCCGGAGCCCACGGAATgagttcaataaaataattgtttaatcaTGTAGACAAATTCCTGGGATCTattctttctcccttttttcaattaaaaaactgGGATTTATTCTTTAAACTTGTAGGAGTTAAAACGTTGCTACAGTGTGAGCTGGTTAACATTTCTTTAAACTTGAGGCATGATCCATTACCACAACTCTTGCAATTTTTAATTTGCATCAATGactattttcaatattataattccAAGCTTAAATTTGTCATCGACCAAAGAATAATCATCCTTCCGTCTTTATCCCTTGTTGCACTTTATAGGAGAATATATGCAATGAGATATTACTTTAAAACCCCCTACAATTTGTAATGATACTAAACTCTCAGCCATTTGCCAGTTTTAACTTGATTAGGACAACTGAACTAAATACCCTTAGCGCCCATGGCTCTAACCAATGTCAACTCTCACCACCCACGCGTGGCCAGACACAAAGACCGGTTCCATTTCCCGCTAGAGTCCAACTCCATCACTATCCCTCAACCTTCTCAAACTCGtacatgaaaaaacaaaaacaccacCACACAATATACAATCTACATATATATTAGCGGGAGTAAATCTCAATCTAGaatcaaacacaaattcaaCTTACAACTCAAAGCCATAGCCATCAAATGAATTGAACCCATTTAAGTCAAACTAATCAAATATGATTAGAACTTTTATTTGTtagcattttctttttcttaattcaTTACAGggttattaatcaaataatcatattttggGGGCCTACAATAAATCACAAATGCTTTAAGGACTAAGCTTTTTTTAccgaataattaattaagtacCATTTTTCCCTCATCCATAACCACATTTCAAAAACCCTAAAGAAAACTAATAAACCTCATCCCTAGTATCAATCTTCTTCCAAATCAGAGACTAATATCTGAAATCTCACAACAAAAGCATGAATGCAAATCAGAAAGATGGTTAAATCGAGTTAAGAAGATCAATATCCACTGGTTGTTTCATTTCAATTCGATAGATTGTTgtattgttaaaaatataggCAACAATTTGTAATTTTGGATATATACCTAATATGGACTTGAATAGAAATGTCATCTATTACATCTGTATGGCCAACGTTGGCCTAAAATGCAGTTGAACGTCAACAAGGGCTATTGAACCTCTACCATCCTAAAACTAACTTAAAAGGTAAGGGTTTCACTCACACTTTCCATATCCAATTTATTTTCAAACCAATGTAAGATTCTTAatagtaaatataattataaagtttatcaaattatcataatatctGATCATTGGTCTATGTTAGGTTTATGAGGCACGTTGAATTATAAAGACAAATCTACTTAATCAGTGAATTGATGAAACATTGATGAAAACAAATTCAACCACGAAATGTTAAAATGTgctttaaaaacttttatagtGTAATTCTTCTcttaacaattttgttttattattgtttttttttttatatcaactGATGAGGTGGTGATAAATTCCTTTTAGTTTTAGTAaacatgataaataaataaaaaactttaccCTTACGAGACAGGAGTTGGGGCATATTTAGTAAATGGGCAGGCTTTATTTCACATCAATCAAggaccaaaaaataaaaataaaacaaaatcaaattgactTCAGCCATAAAAGGAGCCATTCATCTCAATCAACATTTGTTTTAATAGATTACTGAGCATTGGAGTCTTACATTAGATGACCCGAAGTCCCTACGAGAATTTGagctttataaaattaattaaaagaatagcTCTTTAATTATTCCAACTTGTTTATAGCGAAGGATTCTGTGGTTGACTTTTAGTTTAGCCCTACAAATCGCTGTATGTGAAAATGATGTGTAAGATAAGACTTTATCAATGGTTGTAGAATACATATATGAAGTTGTGTAAATTATATTGAATGGAAAGTCGTCAGCTAGTAAGGCACGCAACTATATGTAACTTATAAACTTCAAAACTAAGagaatatttcattaataaaaaaaatgatgttgGTTCATTTAATCTGTTTTTATTATTGCAACATGTTTCTTTATAACTTTTCTTatgaagattttattatttttatcttctgATGGAGATTTTTCCAACGGTTCTATGTGTTAATTAACTATACTTTATAGATCTCTGGTAGCATTTTTTTGGTGTTCTTTGTTATGTGGATTACATGATATTATATTCTTTagtatttttatatcaatttttgcTCTCAAATGATTTGGGATGATCAGATATTTACCATCTACAATTATTTTgcaaaaacatatattattatacggGTATTAATCCAAACATGTTTGGGTGTAAAAACTTAGAATCAATGCCGTTTTCGGATGGATATCTGTAGGCAACCTATTCATTTATCAAATCTAAGTGTAATGTGTAggcaaaaaaaatgaaatttaatactGATAGTAAAATCGCATAACATTAGACTTCtgctcaaattcataattttaacacATTAGGTTGTAAAATACTATAATTGGAAGATTAAGAACATAGAAAAACCTCAATTGTGTCATCTTGTTGATCTAGAGAAGATTGAATATCAATCTAAGAGCAAAATCTTTCTCCCTAAGTTTTGTAGAACGCATTTGCAGAA
This is a stretch of genomic DNA from Mangifera indica cultivar Alphonso chromosome 11, CATAS_Mindica_2.1, whole genome shotgun sequence. It encodes these proteins:
- the LOC123229716 gene encoding laccase-14-like — encoded protein: MNKQIILFILGFFFLDGLLQCMAVKKNYTFVLKEKTFTRLCSTKSMLTVNGKFPGPTIKARKGDTIFVNVINQGNYSVTIHWHGVNQPRNPWSDGPENVTQCPIKPGANFTYEIIFSTEEGTLWWHAHSDWTRVSVHGAIIILPAAGKSYPFPRPHKQETIIIGSWYKLDVPKMLANVLKGVIPNVSDAYTINGQPGDLYNCSKDSTHRLKVKFGKTYLLRMVNAGMNEENFFGIANHSLTVVGHDGAYVKPITTDYILIIPGQTMDVLFTANQNLSHYYLAASPYSDGNSTTVLFDNTTTTAIVEYDGNYSRPPTPFFPNLPFYSDINAAVNFTNRIRSLANDAYPANVPKNITTQLLITVAVNRVLCPNDSCLTPAGDGFLDNKQAASLNNVSFATPQVSILDAYYSGLSNVFVGDFPSQPSNFFNFTGDDVSNLQNTASGTKARFINYGEAVEIVFQGTNIQTPETHPLHIHGYSFFVVGTGFGNFNNETDPLYYNLIDPPELNTVNVPRNGWTAVRFFAINPGVWFMHCHLERHATWGMDTVFIVRNGQSEDQKIRPPPANMPSCS